One region of Mercenaria mercenaria strain notata unplaced genomic scaffold, MADL_Memer_1 contig_3393, whole genome shotgun sequence genomic DNA includes:
- the LOC128553029 gene encoding uncharacterized protein LOC128553029 isoform X1 codes for MEKLAEIRLPPDEASWSKNNPKQWPRLQYEDLVDYMINKKAYDGRQMKAFRSLYGKNYVESGWLGDMYYCKDETRHFLKATVSPSQPGVGRTDYNVWVAVSDSAIDTGYCTCPAGSGRSCSHIAAVVYAVIMAWDHGLAGETCTDKPQLWGKGSAQVLTSHQQFADIIAENLNTKEVDDTVARPKQYLDHDDLKTFVKNSAFKPLWECKGTMLTKILNAPETTISDKQPLVHGLHDVDTDKPAVPSCSSCKVFFNKYVEIGYANINVLEKATVRQSSVMWTDSRKVRLTASKINSIPKTSRADPDKFVTNHIYDRFKGCAATKHGQKFEPIARKWFEHSSRQTVRESGIVVREGEEYLAASPDGVIDQNTIIEIKCPTKSLEGLVSSGKYDVCYDKDHIPFLNPKGKNGYYTQVQMAMYCTKTSLCKFILWTAEKQMVLDVLFDSDFVDKILPRVRAFYFKHLLPRLTDEMHFNRLKLSPEYKKVCK; via the exons ATGGAAAAACTCGCTGAAATTC gATTACCCCCAGATGAGGCCAGCTGGTCCAAAAACAATCCGAAACAATGGCCACGGTTACAATATGAGGACCTTGTAGActatatgataaataaaaaagcATATGATGGGAGACAAATGAAAGCATTTAGATCTTTGTATGGAAAAAACTATGTGGAAAGTGGGTGGCTAGGTGATATGTATTACTGTAAGGATGAAACTCGGCACTTCCTCAAGGCTACTGTTTCACCAAGCCAACCTGGTGTTGGACGTACGGATTACAATGTTTGGGTTGCTGTTTCAGATTCTGCCATTGATACCGGATATTGTACCTGTCCTGCTGGTTCTGGAAGGAGTTGCAGTCACATAGCTGCAGTTGTTTATGCTGTGATAATGGCTTGGGATCACGGTTTAGCAGGAGAAACTTGTACCGATAAACCACAGCTTTGGGGGAAAGGGTCGGCACAAGTTTTGACTAGTCACCAGCAATTTGCTGATATCATTGCTGAAAATTTAAACACTAAAGAAGTTGACGACACAGTGGCGCGACCGAAACAGTACTTGGATCATGATGACttgaaaacatttgttaaaaacagtgCATTTAAACCCCTTTGGGAATGTAAAGGAACCATGCTGACCAAAATACTGAATGCTCCAGAAACAACAATTTCAGATAAGCAGCCACTTGTTCATGGCCTCCATGATGTTGATACTGACAAACCAGCAGTGCCATCTTGCAGCTCATGCaaggtatttttcaataaatatgtgGAAATAGGTTATGCTAACATAAATGTATTAGAAAAAGCAACGGTTCGCCAGTCATCAGTCATGTGGACAGATAGTCGTAAAGTTCGGTTAACTGCAAGCAAGATAAATAGCATCCCAAAGACATCACGGGCTGATCCAGACAAGTTTGTCACCAACCACATTTACGACAGGTTTAAAGGTTGTGCTGCCACGAAGCATGGTCAGAAGTTTGAACCTATTGCCCGGAAATGGTTTGAGCATTCTAGTAGACAGACAGTAAGAGAAAGTGGCATTGTGGTAAGAGAAGGAGAAGAATATTTGGCTGCCAGTCCTGATGGTGTTATAGACCAAAATaccattattgaaattaaatgccCTACAAAGTCACTTGAGGGACTTGTTTCTTCTGGAAAATATGACGTGTGTTATGATAAGGACCATATCCCATTTCTCAATCCAAAAGGCAAGAATGGTTATTACACCCAGGTTCAGATGGCTATGTACTGTACAAAGACCAGTCTGTGCAAGTTTATTCTGTGGACAGCTGAAAAACAGATGGTTCTTGATGTTTTGTTTGACAGTGACTTTGTAGATAAGATATTGCCACGGGTTAGAGcgttttatttcaaacatctgTTACCCCGCCTTACAGACGAAATGCATTTCAATAGATTGAAACTTTCACCAGAGTACAAGAAAGTTTGTAAATAA
- the LOC128553029 gene encoding uncharacterized protein LOC128553029 isoform X2, whose product MINKKAYDGRQMKAFRSLYGKNYVESGWLGDMYYCKDETRHFLKATVSPSQPGVGRTDYNVWVAVSDSAIDTGYCTCPAGSGRSCSHIAAVVYAVIMAWDHGLAGETCTDKPQLWGKGSAQVLTSHQQFADIIAENLNTKEVDDTVARPKQYLDHDDLKTFVKNSAFKPLWECKGTMLTKILNAPETTISDKQPLVHGLHDVDTDKPAVPSCSSCKVFFNKYVEIGYANINVLEKATVRQSSVMWTDSRKVRLTASKINSIPKTSRADPDKFVTNHIYDRFKGCAATKHGQKFEPIARKWFEHSSRQTVRESGIVVREGEEYLAASPDGVIDQNTIIEIKCPTKSLEGLVSSGKYDVCYDKDHIPFLNPKGKNGYYTQVQMAMYCTKTSLCKFILWTAEKQMVLDVLFDSDFVDKILPRVRAFYFKHLLPRLTDEMHFNRLKLSPEYKKVCK is encoded by the coding sequence atgataaataaaaaagcATATGATGGGAGACAAATGAAAGCATTTAGATCTTTGTATGGAAAAAACTATGTGGAAAGTGGGTGGCTAGGTGATATGTATTACTGTAAGGATGAAACTCGGCACTTCCTCAAGGCTACTGTTTCACCAAGCCAACCTGGTGTTGGACGTACGGATTACAATGTTTGGGTTGCTGTTTCAGATTCTGCCATTGATACCGGATATTGTACCTGTCCTGCTGGTTCTGGAAGGAGTTGCAGTCACATAGCTGCAGTTGTTTATGCTGTGATAATGGCTTGGGATCACGGTTTAGCAGGAGAAACTTGTACCGATAAACCACAGCTTTGGGGGAAAGGGTCGGCACAAGTTTTGACTAGTCACCAGCAATTTGCTGATATCATTGCTGAAAATTTAAACACTAAAGAAGTTGACGACACAGTGGCGCGACCGAAACAGTACTTGGATCATGATGACttgaaaacatttgttaaaaacagtgCATTTAAACCCCTTTGGGAATGTAAAGGAACCATGCTGACCAAAATACTGAATGCTCCAGAAACAACAATTTCAGATAAGCAGCCACTTGTTCATGGCCTCCATGATGTTGATACTGACAAACCAGCAGTGCCATCTTGCAGCTCATGCaaggtatttttcaataaatatgtgGAAATAGGTTATGCTAACATAAATGTATTAGAAAAAGCAACGGTTCGCCAGTCATCAGTCATGTGGACAGATAGTCGTAAAGTTCGGTTAACTGCAAGCAAGATAAATAGCATCCCAAAGACATCACGGGCTGATCCAGACAAGTTTGTCACCAACCACATTTACGACAGGTTTAAAGGTTGTGCTGCCACGAAGCATGGTCAGAAGTTTGAACCTATTGCCCGGAAATGGTTTGAGCATTCTAGTAGACAGACAGTAAGAGAAAGTGGCATTGTGGTAAGAGAAGGAGAAGAATATTTGGCTGCCAGTCCTGATGGTGTTATAGACCAAAATaccattattgaaattaaatgccCTACAAAGTCACTTGAGGGACTTGTTTCTTCTGGAAAATATGACGTGTGTTATGATAAGGACCATATCCCATTTCTCAATCCAAAAGGCAAGAATGGTTATTACACCCAGGTTCAGATGGCTATGTACTGTACAAAGACCAGTCTGTGCAAGTTTATTCTGTGGACAGCTGAAAAACAGATGGTTCTTGATGTTTTGTTTGACAGTGACTTTGTAGATAAGATATTGCCACGGGTTAGAGcgttttatttcaaacatctgTTACCCCGCCTTACAGACGAAATGCATTTCAATAGATTGAAACTTTCACCAGAGTACAAGAAAGTTTGTAAATAA